The sequence below is a genomic window from Dyadobacter chenwenxiniae.
CCAGAACATGAAAATGGGCTCGTGAACCACAATTCCCTGCTCGATACGGAGCATTGTAATAGGAAACACATTCACAAAGCCAGCCCATACAAAGCCGATCACAAATGCTTTCAGCCACCCTGTGTGCCTTAAATTGAACGAAATGATTGATTTGGGAAGCAACCCGTAATACAAAATCGCCGCGGTCGGAATGCTCAAAACTAGCAGCCAGTTTGCAATCGGTAAATGCAGCAGCTTGTTAAGATCACGAATGAAAAACCATCCCGCGATCCCGACGCAAATTGTAAAAAGTACATATTGGCTGACGCGTGTGAACCGATAATGCGTTCGATACCACTCAGTTCGCGGATTGCTGGAAAAAGCCGAGCCTGGGGGGATGGAATAGGCAATGGTGTAATAAAACACCGTAGCGCAGAAAATAAGGATATAATAGGGAACCGCATTGAATGGTAAGCCAAGCTGAAACATCGTCTCCAGGGACAACGCCACGGCCAGCAGGCCAACGAAGTAATTTGCGAAGAAGACGAATGAAACAATTTTTTTTACCATATATTAGGAAACAGATCAATGCTTAAACCAACATTTCATGAAAAGAATATCCTTCCTTTTCCTATTAATTTTCACGTTTCAGTTTCACGCCGGTTTCTCGCAAAGTAAAGATCCGGTTGTTGAAAATATAGTTAAAGAAGCAACCGAAAACTCACAACTGGAAAAACTGGCGCATGAATTAATGGACGTGATCGGCCCGAGGCTCGTGGGTTCGCCACAAATGCAGCAGGCACACGAATGGGCGGTGGCCAAATATAAAGGTTGGAACATTGTGGCAAAAAACGAAAAATGGGGCGAGTGGCGCGGTTGGGAGCGCGGCGTGTCGCATATTGATATGGTTGCACCACGAGTGAAATCCCTGGAAGGAATGCAGTTGGCATGGAGCCCCGGAACGGGTGGGAAAACGGTTACGGCTGATGTGACCATTTTGCCGGACGTTGCGGATTCGCTGGCGTTCCAGAAATGGCTGCCGTCGGCAAAAGGCAAATTTGTTATGATCAGCATGAACCAGCCAACGGGCCGTCCGGATTACAACTGGCAGGAGTTCGCGACCAAAGAATCATTTGAGAAAATGAAAAAAGACCGGGACGCACAGACGGAGGCTTGGGCAAATCGCTTGAAAAAAAGCGGCTATAATGCCCGTACTTTGCCTCTTGCGTTGGAAAAGGCAGGAGCGGCAGGTGTGGTAATGTCTTATTGGTCAAAAGGTTTTGGTGCCAATAAGATTTTTGGAGCTTACACTAAAACCATCCCTACAATTGACATTTCACTGGAAGATTACGGCTTGCTATATCGTTTGTCGGAGTCAGGGCACACGCCTAAAATCAGCGTGCGTGCAGATGCTAAGGAAACGGGCGTAAGCCAGACATTCAATACAATCGGAGAAATAAAAGGCTCGGAAAAGCCCAATGAATACGTGATCCTTTCTGCACATTTTGATTCCTGGGACGGCGGAACAGGCGCGACAGACAATGGGACGGGCACCATTGTAATGATGGAAGCTATGCGAATTCTAAAAAAGGTTTATCCAAATCCCAAAAGAACAATTCTCGTCGGACATTGGGGAAGCGAGGAGCAGGGACTGAATGGCTCCCGGGCTTTTGTGGAAGACCATCCCGAAATTGTTCAGAACATTCAAGCGGTTTTTAATCAGGACAATGGCACGGGAAGGGTTATTAATCTTTCCGGACAGGGTTTTTTGAATTCCTACGAATATCTGAGCCGCTGGCTGACCAAAGTTCCTGAGCACATCAAGACACCCATTGAATCTAAATTCCCGGGCGCGCCGGGTGCTGGCGGATCTGATTTCGCCTCGTTTGTGGCGGCTGGTGCACCTGCATTCTCATTGAGCTCATTGAACTGGTCTTACGGAACATATACGTGGCATACCAATCGGGATACTTACGACAAAATCGTGTTTGATGATGTGCGCAGCAATGCAATTCTTGCGGCAATCATGGCCTATCAAGCCAGCGAAGATCCGGCAAAAACTTCGCGTGAAAAAAGCGTTTTACCATTGAATGCAAAAGGCGAGCCTGGCACGTGGCCAGAGCCCAGAAAGGCAACACGCAGAGGAGGACTGGATTAAATAGGGCAACTGATTGAGCGTTTCGGTCCGTCTCGGGCAGGTCAATAGCATATTTTAAGATTTTCAAAATACAATGCAGATAAAACAAATATCGGACGCATTAGAAGACGTGTTGCTGATCCGTCCGTTTGAGCAAGGATCAGAGCCGGAGAACCAGGCCATGTTCAAAGCAGAGAAGGGCGAAATGTGGTGGTATTCTTCCAAAGAGCTATGGATCGGGTTGGGCAAATCGCCGCAGCCTCCGGCTATTCTCAGGATTTTCAGGTCACTTTTTTTCAAACGTAAAGACCGCTGGGCGGACGAAATTGTCTTGGATTGCAAAGGCCGCAATCCTGAATGGATCGAAAATGCAGTGAACGGAATCATTTTAGGCGGTTACGATCTGCAACTATATAAAACAGAACCCAAACCAATAAGCGCCTTTTTCAAAACCGGAACTTTGTCCGTGTTGACTGAAAAGTACATGTCGGAGATCGACGAAGCATTATATGTTGCGCAGATGACCGCATTGGTGCAACTCCGGATCATGGATCTGATGAATGCGCCTTCCAACTACAAGAGTCCGGCAACGCTGGCGGAATGGGCAATAGCATCTGGCGAAAACAATGGTTATAAGGTGACGGTGCTCGATAAATCCAAGTTGGAAGAATTGGGCATGCACGCATTGCTGGCAGTGGGTAAAGGAAGCGAGGCGCCGCCACTCATGATCGTTACGGAGTATGAACCGGAACATTATAACAAAACCATTGCCCTGGTAGGAAAAGGCGTAACTTTTGATACGGGCGGGATTTCCATCAAAACAGCTGCCAATATGCATTTGATGAAAAGTGATATGGGCGGTGCGGCGGCTGTTTTGGGAGCGGTAGAACTCGCTGCGCAGTTGAAACTTCCCGTTAGAATCATCGGTGTTATTCCATCAACCGAAAACAGCGTAGACGGGCTTTCGATGAAGCCGGGAGATGTAATTGGTTCCTATTCAGGCAAAACAATTGAAGTCATCGACACCGACGCTGAGGGCAGGTTGATCCTCGCGGACGGCCTCAGTTACGCGATCCGGGAGTTCAAGCCGGATACAATAATCGACCTGGCAACGCTCACCGGAAGTGTAATTCAAACATTGGGATATGAAGCCGCCGGACTTTTCACCCCTAGCGATGCGCTGGCAGAAGCATTGGCGCGGGCAGGGGAGAGCACAGGCGAGCGAATATGGCGGCTGCCCATTTGGGATGCCTATAAAGAAGAAATCGCTTCCGACATTGCCGATGTTAAGAATTATCATGGAAAACCGCTCGCAGGCGCCATTGTCGCAGCCAAGTTTTTGGAAGCCTTTACCGACGAACATCCGGCATGGGCGCACCTGGACATTGCCGGGACGGCGTTTGGTGACACAGAGTTTGCTCCCGGCCGCGCAGGCACGGCTTATGGCGTTCGCTTGTTGCGCGTTTTCTTGTCAGGGGTAATTTAAATGGCCTTTCCCTTGCTAAATTGGTTCTTTTTGCTAGATTTGAAAAAGGAAGTTTTGGGTTAAAACATTCAGAATTTTTGTCAGTTACTTTCCACGAAAGCTAATTTTTATGGCCCGAGCGCTTACATTTCTTTGCATATCGACATACTTCAAGGGCAACGATTTCCTGAAAGCTTGTAAGGAAGCGGGTAATAAGGTTTTCCTCATTACAGCCAAGAAATTGGAGCACAAACCCTGGGTCAGGGACTCGGTTGACGAGTTTTTTTATGTGGAGGAAGACGAAGACGGGAAATATAACATGAACGAGATCATTAACGGTCTCGCATACGTCATGCGCGACAGGCCCATCGACCGCGTGGTTGCGCTGGACGATTTCGATGTTGAGAAAGCGGCGCATATCAGGGAATATTTCCGGATTCCAGGCATGGGGCAAACAACGGGAAGATATTTTCGGGATAAACTGGCAATGCGCACAAAGGCGGCCGAATCAGGGATTTTGGTTCCGGGTTTCTCTGCGCTTTTCAATGACGATGCAATCAATGACTTTATTGAAAAATATCCCGGCCCGTGGATGATCAAGCCAAGGTCTGAGGCTTCGGCCACTGGGATCAAGAAGATGGAAAACGCTGGTGAATTGTGGGAAACCATCCATCAGCTTGGTGATAAACGGCATGCTTATCTGGTAGAGCAATATAAACCAGGCCATGTTTATCACGTTGATTCTATCTCGTATAATGGTCGGGTTATTTTTTCCTGGAGCAGCAAATATCTTTCGCCTCCGTTCGATGTGGCCCATGGAGGCGGCATTTTTACGTCGGTAACCGTGCCGTTTGATTCTTCGGAGGAGCATGCATTAGAAACCCTGGCTGTGGATCTTTTGAAAGCATTCGGCTTAAAGCACAGCGCCTCGCATACGGAAGTGATCCGCTGCCATGATGATGGTAAA
It includes:
- a CDS encoding UbiA family prenyltransferase; this translates as MVKKIVSFVFFANYFVGLLAVALSLETMFQLGLPFNAVPYYILIFCATVFYYTIAYSIPPGSAFSSNPRTEWYRTHYRFTRVSQYVLFTICVGIAGWFFIRDLNKLLHLPIANWLLVLSIPTAAILYYGLLPKSIISFNLRHTGWLKAFVIGFVWAGFVNVFPITMLRIEQGIVVHEPIFMFWLFVKNWMFCTVNAIMFDMKDYADDANIQLKTFAVRMGLGNTIIYVLVPLSLVGLVSFLTYAYFRHLSLPTILLNLLPFFCLLSVAFALQKPKSVLFYLIVIDGLLLLKAICGIAGSFFTLQ
- a CDS encoding leucyl aminopeptidase family protein; this translates as MQIKQISDALEDVLLIRPFEQGSEPENQAMFKAEKGEMWWYSSKELWIGLGKSPQPPAILRIFRSLFFKRKDRWADEIVLDCKGRNPEWIENAVNGIILGGYDLQLYKTEPKPISAFFKTGTLSVLTEKYMSEIDEALYVAQMTALVQLRIMDLMNAPSNYKSPATLAEWAIASGENNGYKVTVLDKSKLEELGMHALLAVGKGSEAPPLMIVTEYEPEHYNKTIALVGKGVTFDTGGISIKTAANMHLMKSDMGGAAAVLGAVELAAQLKLPVRIIGVIPSTENSVDGLSMKPGDVIGSYSGKTIEVIDTDAEGRLILADGLSYAIREFKPDTIIDLATLTGSVIQTLGYEAAGLFTPSDALAEALARAGESTGERIWRLPIWDAYKEEIASDIADVKNYHGKPLAGAIVAAKFLEAFTDEHPAWAHLDIAGTAFGDTEFAPGRAGTAYGVRLLRVFLSGVI
- a CDS encoding M20/M25/M40 family metallo-hydrolase, yielding MKRISFLFLLIFTFQFHAGFSQSKDPVVENIVKEATENSQLEKLAHELMDVIGPRLVGSPQMQQAHEWAVAKYKGWNIVAKNEKWGEWRGWERGVSHIDMVAPRVKSLEGMQLAWSPGTGGKTVTADVTILPDVADSLAFQKWLPSAKGKFVMISMNQPTGRPDYNWQEFATKESFEKMKKDRDAQTEAWANRLKKSGYNARTLPLALEKAGAAGVVMSYWSKGFGANKIFGAYTKTIPTIDISLEDYGLLYRLSESGHTPKISVRADAKETGVSQTFNTIGEIKGSEKPNEYVILSAHFDSWDGGTGATDNGTGTIVMMEAMRILKKVYPNPKRTILVGHWGSEEQGLNGSRAFVEDHPEIVQNIQAVFNQDNGTGRVINLSGQGFLNSYEYLSRWLTKVPEHIKTPIESKFPGAPGAGGSDFASFVAAGAPAFSLSSLNWSYGTYTWHTNRDTYDKIVFDDVRSNAILAAIMAYQASEDPAKTSREKSVLPLNAKGEPGTWPEPRKATRRGGLD
- a CDS encoding ATP-grasp domain-containing protein, producing the protein MARALTFLCISTYFKGNDFLKACKEAGNKVFLITAKKLEHKPWVRDSVDEFFYVEEDEDGKYNMNEIINGLAYVMRDRPIDRVVALDDFDVEKAAHIREYFRIPGMGQTTGRYFRDKLAMRTKAAESGILVPGFSALFNDDAINDFIEKYPGPWMIKPRSEASATGIKKMENAGELWETIHQLGDKRHAYLVEQYKPGHVYHVDSISYNGRVIFSWSSKYLSPPFDVAHGGGIFTSVTVPFDSSEEHALETLAVDLLKAFGLKHSASHTEVIRCHDDGKYYFLETSSRVGGANLSEMVEASSGINLWKEWAKMETAEAKGDNYKLPPVRKDYSGIIISLARQEWPDLSVFNDPEIVWRMNEPYHVGLVVRAKSREKVIELLDKYADIIQKDYHASAPAPDRPAH